CCGGCGCGGGCGGCGATCTGGGCGCACACGGTCATGAGCACCAGTACCCCCGCCACCATGGCGAAAGGGACCACCCAGCCACCGCTGCGCTCATGGACCCAGCCCATCACCACCGGCCCCGTGGCGGCCAGGCAGTAGCCGGTCGTCTGGATGACCGCGGTGGTTTGGCGGTTCTCGTCGACCGACGACGAGCGGCGGATGACCAGGGTGAACAGGGCGGCAAAGAAAGCACCCTGCGCAATCCCGGAGAACATGCAGGGCACCAGCCAGTAGGCGGGGGCCACCGTCAGGCAGACCGGCAGCATGAGCCAGCAGGCGCTAATGACGCCCAGGACCCTGCTGGCCGGCCACCCCAGCGCCTCGAACATGACCGGGACCAGCAGAGGCCCCACGATTCCCAGCAGGGAGAACACGGAGGCCGCCACTCCCGCACCGGACTCGCTCATGGAGAGCTCGTCGACCAGCGCCGTGGGCAGCCACCCCGAGATCGCGTAGTAGGAGAAGGTCTGGGCCGCGAAGGCCACCGCCATCACCCAGGTCAGAGGGCGTCTCCAGACGGCGGTACCGGTCGGCGACGTCGGACGGGCCAGGGAGCGCTCCGTCACCCAGGAGGTCATCCCCGATCGCTCCCGTAGGCTCTGCCGGGGCGCCTGGCTGCCGGGCGGGAAGACCCACAGCCACAGTGCCCCGGCCAGCAGCACCGGGATGGCGGTCCAGGCGGCGGCCGAGCCCTGCCAGCCGATGAGGAGGGCCAGCGGCACGGCCAGGGCGGTGGCAGCGGTGACGATGACGTTGCAGGTCGAGGAGTACAGGCCCGTCATGAGTGAGGTGCGGTGCCAGAAGTCGCGGCCGATGACCATGGGCGCCACCAGGTTGCCCACCGTCAGCCCCGCCCCGATGATGACGGTTCCGGCGAAGGCAGCCCAGGTGGTGCCGGCCGAGCGCAGCAGCGCCCCGGCCAGAGCCATTCCCAGGGTGAGCAGGCCCGCGGTGTTGATGCCGACGCGACGCACCACCATCGAGGCCAGTGGGGTGAGCAGCCCGAAGCACAGGATCGGCACGGAGGTCAGTGCGCCGCGAGCCACCTCGCCCATCCCCAGGTCCTGCCCCAGGCGCGTCAGCAGGGGCGGGATGACGCCGACCGGTGCCCGCAGCACCGCACAGAAGCCGAGGAAGCCG
This region of Actinomyces oris genomic DNA includes:
- a CDS encoding CynX/NimT family MFS transporter translates to MSTAARLPRRAWLMVIVAGFLGFCAVLRAPVGVIPPLLTRLGQDLGMGEVARGALTSVPILCFGLLTPLASMVVRRVGINTAGLLTLGMALAGALLRSAGTTWAAFAGTVIIGAGLTVGNLVAPMVIGRDFWHRTSLMTGLYSSTCNVIVTAATALAVPLALLIGWQGSAAAWTAIPVLLAGALWLWVFPPGSQAPRQSLRERSGMTSWVTERSLARPTSPTGTAVWRRPLTWVMAVAFAAQTFSYYAISGWLPTALVDELSMSESGAGVAASVFSLLGIVGPLLVPVMFEALGWPASRVLGVISACWLMLPVCLTVAPAYWLVPCMFSGIAQGAFFAALFTLVIRRSSSVDENRQTTAVIQTTGYCLAATGPVVMGWVHERSGGWVVPFAMVAGVLVLMTVCAQIAARAGDSGRPKPTIPAGVLSGEDESAEQGGDQ